A part of Opitutales bacterium genomic DNA contains:
- a CDS encoding sulfatase-like hydrolase/transferase, protein MTQPNILLITSDQQHWFTLGIDNPEIHTPNLDRLAKSGMVFDRAYCPNPTCTPTRASLITGQWPSQHGAYTLGTKLMEDHPTVNDTWHNLGYRTGLVGKAHFQPLESTDEFTSLEAYPLLQDLDFWRDFDGSFYGFDDLEICRNHTDEAHVGQHYAIWMEEKGFTEWREHFRKPTGTRDPQLHTWSIPEEYHYNTWIAEKTNHYLSEYKAKDQPFFLWASFFDPHPSYLVPEPWDKMYDPADLTLPQGQHGEEETGSPFFKLARTAGSKRDDFGISKPQKTIHGLMNHNPYPVKLSKNMAIYYGMISCMDKYIGKILDHLDTLGLTENTLIAFTSDHGHFYGHHGLVAKGPFHFEDGVKVPLIVSWPGNVPAGTRSDAIQSLVDLPTTFITATGADIPHHMTGLNQLPSWAEPDTHVRHHTLVENNHEPGIAEMKTYINRRYKITLYVGFDHGDLFDLEKDPGEFKNLWYDPNHAELKARLLQEFLQAEMLKEVRPMPRITHA, encoded by the coding sequence ATGACCCAACCCAACATACTGCTCATCACCAGTGACCAACAGCACTGGTTTACTCTAGGCATCGACAATCCAGAGATCCATACTCCGAACCTGGATCGGCTCGCAAAGTCTGGAATGGTATTTGACCGAGCTTACTGCCCAAACCCTACCTGTACGCCCACACGCGCTAGTTTAATCACCGGACAATGGCCGAGTCAGCACGGAGCCTATACACTGGGGACGAAACTCATGGAGGACCACCCCACTGTGAATGATACCTGGCACAATCTCGGGTATCGTACTGGATTGGTGGGCAAAGCACACTTTCAACCCCTGGAGAGCACGGACGAGTTTACCTCACTGGAGGCCTATCCCCTCCTTCAGGATCTGGATTTTTGGCGAGACTTCGACGGATCTTTCTACGGATTCGACGATCTGGAAATCTGTCGCAACCACACAGACGAGGCCCATGTTGGCCAACACTATGCGATCTGGATGGAAGAAAAAGGGTTCACCGAATGGCGTGAGCACTTCAGAAAACCAACCGGCACCCGTGATCCCCAATTACATACCTGGTCTATCCCAGAAGAGTATCACTACAACACCTGGATCGCTGAGAAAACCAACCACTACCTCTCCGAATATAAAGCCAAAGACCAACCCTTCTTCCTCTGGGCTAGCTTCTTTGACCCACATCCATCTTACCTAGTACCCGAACCCTGGGACAAAATGTATGATCCAGCAGACCTGACACTTCCACAAGGCCAGCATGGTGAAGAGGAAACCGGATCTCCGTTTTTCAAACTCGCACGCACGGCCGGATCTAAGCGTGATGACTTCGGCATCTCAAAGCCACAGAAGACCATTCACGGCTTGATGAATCATAATCCATATCCGGTCAAACTGTCCAAGAATATGGCCATCTACTACGGCATGATTTCCTGCATGGACAAATACATAGGCAAGATACTCGATCACCTCGACACGCTGGGTCTCACGGAAAACACCCTCATCGCCTTCACATCCGACCATGGTCATTTTTACGGACACCACGGCCTCGTCGCCAAAGGCCCTTTCCATTTCGAAGATGGCGTCAAGGTCCCTCTGATCGTGAGTTGGCCCGGAAATGTACCTGCCGGAACACGCTCCGACGCTATTCAGAGTCTCGTTGACTTACCCACTACCTTTATCACCGCCACGGGCGCTGACATTCCCCATCACATGACCGGGCTGAACCAGCTTCCTTCATGGGCTGAGCCAGACACGCACGTACGCCACCACACTTTGGTCGAAAACAACCATGAGCCCGGCATCGCAGAAATGAAAACCTATATCAACCGACGCTATAAAATAACCCTATACGTTGGTTTTGATCATGGAGATCTTTTCGACTTAGAAAAGGATCCGGGTGAATTTAAAAACCTCTGGTATGATCCCAATCATGCCGAGCTCAAAGCACGACTTCTTCAGGAATTTCTACAAGCTGAGATGCTCAAGGAAGTCCGCCCTATGCCACGAATTACGCATGCCTAG
- a CDS encoding helix-turn-helix domain-containing protein: MKSERPPNTTLERGLKIVRRVSQSHMPCRYTELKALATGANDSTVSRLLHDLERLKYLRKVSDIGYCAGPELAHWQDSFRRNQSLSEILQQAVETLSEQTLESAAVAILEETRIHIPHSISYPEGISVVAPGGRVHFEADHAASVCILNQIPMNERDALFQSPSSRIKDEHSFQAIQRALHRPEGLVLDRSSAREGVCRLGAPIKIDGKPGALFLCLTQQSAEIRWDTLSTSLLNTRDQLEKILKDSERTSTGY, from the coding sequence GTGAAGTCAGAACGCCCGCCAAACACGACGCTAGAGCGAGGGCTTAAGATAGTCCGGCGTGTCTCCCAAAGCCACATGCCCTGTCGCTACACCGAGCTCAAAGCTCTGGCCACGGGTGCCAATGACTCCACGGTCTCTCGATTGCTCCATGATCTAGAGCGATTAAAATACCTTAGAAAAGTATCCGACATCGGCTATTGCGCCGGACCGGAATTGGCTCATTGGCAAGACTCGTTTAGACGTAACCAATCCCTATCCGAGATCCTGCAACAAGCTGTAGAAACCCTCTCAGAACAGACACTTGAATCGGCCGCAGTAGCGATTCTCGAAGAAACCCGCATCCACATACCTCATAGTATAAGCTATCCTGAAGGTATCTCTGTCGTGGCACCAGGGGGTAGGGTTCATTTTGAGGCCGATCACGCAGCGAGCGTGTGCATCCTCAATCAGATCCCGATGAATGAGCGAGACGCTCTGTTCCAAAGCCCTTCAAGCAGGATAAAGGATGAACATAGCTTTCAGGCAATTCAACGGGCATTGCATCGGCCGGAAGGGCTCGTCCTGGACCGATCAAGCGCGCGCGAAGGCGTTTGTCGTCTGGGCGCGCCCATAAAGATTGATGGCAAGCCTGGGGCACTGTTTCTATGCCTGACCCAACAATCCGCAGAAATACGCTGGGATACGCTAAGCACTAGCTTGCTGAACACACGAGATCAGCTGGAAAAGATACTCAAAGACTCAGAGCGCACATCTACGGGATATTGA